The following is a genomic window from Moorella sp. Hama-1.
ACGAAGATATTAATCAAGAGTTCGGCTGAAACCACCCCGTCGACCCGGATACCGGTCTCAATATAGTCATTGAGACCTGTTTCCCGTTCTACCACCACCAGGGCCCCGGTCCGGTTTTTGGCCAGGACCTGCATGGCCCGTACCAGTTCGTTGATTAGCTTCTCCATATCCTCGACCCCCAGGACCGTCAGGGGCCGAGCAAAAAACTTACCCCGGCCCAGTTGCTCCAGGGCCCGGCGCAGTTCCGGCTGGAAGACCACCGGCAGGGCGACCACTATCACCAGGCGCAACTGGCTCAAGAGCCAGTTGATGGTCGTCAGGTGCAGGCGCGCGGCAATGACTGAAGCGACCACCAGCACTACCAGACCTTTAATCAGCTGGACGGCCCGGGTGCCTTTAATGAGCATCATGAATTTATAAATGACAAAGGCCACCACGCTGATATCCAGGGCTACCAGCAGGAGGTCGATAAAATTTAAAGATAATACATAGCGCCAGAGGGTCGCCAAACCAGTCACCCCACTTTTACCCGGCGATGTTTATTATATGATAGCCAGAACACTTCATTCGACAGGTAGGTCGGAAATCCCTTCTTTACCCGGTTGCCCGTTTTTGCTAGTTGCCACCGGGCCGGTCTTCAGATAAAATAGCAGTTAAAGAAGGAGGTGCCGTCCTTGCGCCGCATTTATGTTTCCCTCTTGCTCATCAGTATCTTTTCCGGGCTCCTGGTCGCCTGGCAATGGCGCTCCCACCAGGCTACCGCCGCCCAGACCAACCAGGACCCCGGCCTGATTGATATTATTCATTCCCTGGAAAAAGAAGACGCCTCCCTGGAGAATCGTATTGCCGACCTGCGCCAACAGATTGATAGCCTGCAAAAGCAGCATTCCCAGGGCACGGATCACCTGGCGAGGATTCAGCAAGAAATCGATAACCTCCGCTTGAGTGCCGGCCTGGCCGCCGTGACAGGACCGGGGATTACCGTTATCCTGGATGATAACAACGCCGGGGCCGAGGCCGCCCAGAAGTCCTCCCCGGCCACCTACAAGCCGGATGATTTTATCATCCATGATAAAAACGTCCTCTATATGGTCAGCGATTTAAAGGCCGCCGGGGCCGAGGCTATCGCCGTCAACGGCCAGCGCATTGTGGCCAATTCCGATATCCGCTGCGTGGGTACGGTCATCATGGTCAATTCCACCCGCCTGGCGCCGCCCTACCTCATCCAGGCCATCGGCAACCCGGACAAGCTGGAGGCCGCCGCCCTGCGCTCACTGGATTTTGTGGATTTAAAGAGCCGCGACTTCCCCGTCAAGGTGGTCAAGAATGATAGCCTGAACCTGCCGGCCTATAAGGGCGGCTTCCCCCTGGACCATACGCGACCCCTGCAAGGAGGCGGACAGTAATTATGCTGAAGATTAAAAGCTGGCCCCTCTCCCTGACCGCCGTCTTCCTGGTCCTGGGTATCCTCCTCTCCCTGCAGTTCCGCACCCAGCGGCTCCTGGCCAGCTCCCTGGAGGCCCAGAAGACCACCGACCTGGTAACCATGTGGAAGAACCTGAGCGCCAAACGGAACCAGCTTCAGGGTGAAATCGCCCAACTGCAGCAGCAGCTCTTTACCCTGAAGACGAATTCCGGCCAGAGCAGCGAGGCCGAAGCCTCCCTGACCAGGGAATTAACCCGCCTGCAGATGAATACCGGGTTGGCGGCCGTCAAGGGGCCTGGGGTGACAGTGACTATTACCGGCGATGCTCCCCTCCTTTATTTTGACCTGGTAGACCTGGTCAATGAGCTCTGGGCCTCCGGAGCGGAAGCCATTGCTGTTAATAACTACCGTATCAATGCCTACAGCACCATCAGCGAGGAAAACGACGGCCCGCGCAACTATATCACCGTCGACGGCCAGCGGCTCCTCTATCCCATTGTCATTAAAGCCATCGGCGACCCCCAGACCCTGGATAAGGGTTTGACCTTTACCGGCGGACTCATTGACAACCTGAATAATCTCTATAAAGTCTACCCCATCGTCAAGCGGGAACAGGACCTGCAACTGCCGGCCGCCTCCCTGCCCACCTGGCGCTATGCCAAAGCCGCCCCGCCCCAGGCCCCCGCCGGGGATAAAGGCGGCAAGTAGGAGCCGGCGCAAAAAGAAAACGCGTCTACCCAGGCGCTGCCGGGGGCCGAGTGTGGCCGCGCCTGGGACAGAGCTAAAAAGTAGCCAGGCCCCGTGCCTGGCTTTGTTTATTACCGGGCCGGGCTGCGGCCCTTTTATTTTAGTGATCCTCGAAAATGCAGGCTGAGCAATGGGCTGGAGGTTACAGGCGGAGGGCGACTTGGTTCGAGGCGTCAGCAAACTCAGCGAAGCCGCAGGGAGGCGGCGGTGAACGGGATGGGGATCGTAACGAACTTCAGGAACGATAAGAAGTATGCCCCGTTATGATTGCTCGAAGAGATAAAGTTAAGCCACCCCCGCCGCCGAGCAAGGCTGAGCGCCAAGTTTGCTAGCCGAGAACCACCGGAGCCCGAAGGCTATACCTCCAGCCCTGGGAGCTACAGGAAGGCGAGTATAGGTTACAGAAACACACCCAGGCGCCCGGCTTCTTTACGGCGTCGCCGCCCGCTTAGTAATCTCCTGGTGCTGCTTTAAGAGGGCGTATTCCATGCTGTCCAGCAGGGCCTCCCAGCTGGCTTCGATAATATTGGTGGAGACGCCGACGGTATTCCAGGAATTAGTACCGTCCCGGGATTCAATCAAAACCCGGACCCGGGCACTGGTGGCATCCTTTTCATCCAGGACGCGCACCTTGTAGTCCGTCAGGCGCATATGGCGGATGGCCGGGAAAACCTCCTCCAGGGCCTTGCGCAGGGCATTATCCATGGCATTGACGGGACCGTTGCCCTCGGCAGCCGTATGGACCACCTGGTCCCCCACCCGCAGTTTGACAATGGCCTCCGAGATAGCTTCCTGCCCGGCCCGCTTTTCCACCAGGGCCTTGACGTACTCCACCTCGAACTGCTGCCGGTACTCGCCGGTGGTCTTGCGCAGGAAGAGCTCCAGGGAGGCATCGGCGCCCTCGAACTGGTACCCCTGGCGCTCCATCTCCTTGATCCCGTCCATAATGCCCCGCTCCCGCTCCGGGTTCAACTCCAGGCCCATCTCCTCCGCCTTGCAGCGCAGGTTGCTGGCCCCGGCCTGGTCCGACATCAGCACCCGGCGTTCGTTGCCCACCAGCTGGGGCCGGATGTGCTCGTAGGTATCCGGCGCCTTGAGGACGGCGCTGACGTGGATACCCCCTTTATGGGCAAAGGCGCTGTAGCCGACAAAGGGCTGGCTTCCGGGCGGGACGACGTTGGCAATCTCGCTGACGTAACGGGCGACCTCCGTCAGGTGGGCCAGTTGCCCCGGGGGCAGGCACTGGTAGGCCATCTTCAGCTCCAGGTTGGGGATCACCGAGCACAGGTTGGCGTTGCCACAGCGTTCGCCGAAGCCGTTGATAGTCCCCTGGACCTGGCGACAACCGGCCTGGACGGCCGCCAGGGTGTTGGCTACGGCCAGGTCGCCGTCATTATGGGCATGGATGCCCACCGGCACCGGGATCTCCTTTGTTACGACCGCAACCGCCGCCGCTATCTCCCCGGGCAGGCAGCCGCCGTTGGTGTCGCAGAGGACAATCCAGCCCGCCCCGGCCCTGGCCGCCGCCTGCAGGGTGGCCAGGGCATAATCCGGGTTGTTCTTGAAGCCGTCAAAAAAGTGCTCGGCGTCGTAGATAACCTCCAAGCCCTGGTCCACCAGGAAGGCCACGCTGTCGCCGATCATGGCCAGGTTTTCCGCCGGCGTGGTGCCCAGGGCGGCCGTCACGTGCAGGTCCCAGGACTTACCAAAGATAGCGGCCGCCTTAACCCCGGCGCGCTTGATGGCCAGCAGGTTGGCATCCTCGGCAGCCACCTGGCCGGGTTTACGGGTGCGGCCGAAGGCCACCAACCGCGCCTGCCGCCAGATGACCTCCCGCGCCCGGAGG
Proteins encoded in this region:
- the cdaA gene encoding diadenylate cyclase CdaA, yielding MATLWRYVLSLNFIDLLLVALDISVVAFVIYKFMMLIKGTRAVQLIKGLVVLVVASVIAARLHLTTINWLLSQLRLVIVVALPVVFQPELRRALEQLGRGKFFARPLTVLGVEDMEKLINELVRAMQVLAKNRTGALVVVERETGLNDYIETGIRVDGVVSAELLINIFVPLTPFHDGAAIIRGDRVVAAGCFLPLSESPYLSKQLGTRHRAALGISEISDAVVLIVSEETGVISVAEGGKLTRFLEEKNLKELLQSLMLPQDNHNTTFFWPWRS
- a CDS encoding DUF881 domain-containing protein, which encodes MRRIYVSLLLISIFSGLLVAWQWRSHQATAAQTNQDPGLIDIIHSLEKEDASLENRIADLRQQIDSLQKQHSQGTDHLARIQQEIDNLRLSAGLAAVTGPGITVILDDNNAGAEAAQKSSPATYKPDDFIIHDKNVLYMVSDLKAAGAEAIAVNGQRIVANSDIRCVGTVIMVNSTRLAPPYLIQAIGNPDKLEAAALRSLDFVDLKSRDFPVKVVKNDSLNLPAYKGGFPLDHTRPLQGGGQ
- a CDS encoding DUF881 domain-containing protein, producing the protein MLKIKSWPLSLTAVFLVLGILLSLQFRTQRLLASSLEAQKTTDLVTMWKNLSAKRNQLQGEIAQLQQQLFTLKTNSGQSSEAEASLTRELTRLQMNTGLAAVKGPGVTVTITGDAPLLYFDLVDLVNELWASGAEAIAVNNYRINAYSTISEENDGPRNYITVDGQRLLYPIVIKAIGDPQTLDKGLTFTGGLIDNLNNLYKVYPIVKREQDLQLPAASLPTWRYAKAAPPQAPAGDKGGK
- the cimA gene encoding citramalate synthase; this encodes MAEKILIYDTTLRDGSQGEGISLSVEDKLKIATRLDRLGVDYIEGGWPWANPKDMEFFLRAREVIWRQARLVAFGRTRKPGQVAAEDANLLAIKRAGVKAAAIFGKSWDLHVTAALGTTPAENLAMIGDSVAFLVDQGLEVIYDAEHFFDGFKNNPDYALATLQAAARAGAGWIVLCDTNGGCLPGEIAAAVAVVTKEIPVPVGIHAHNDGDLAVANTLAAVQAGCRQVQGTINGFGERCGNANLCSVIPNLELKMAYQCLPPGQLAHLTEVARYVSEIANVVPPGSQPFVGYSAFAHKGGIHVSAVLKAPDTYEHIRPQLVGNERRVLMSDQAGASNLRCKAEEMGLELNPERERGIMDGIKEMERQGYQFEGADASLELFLRKTTGEYRQQFEVEYVKALVEKRAGQEAISEAIVKLRVGDQVVHTAAEGNGPVNAMDNALRKALEEVFPAIRHMRLTDYKVRVLDEKDATSARVRVLIESRDGTNSWNTVGVSTNIIEASWEALLDSMEYALLKQHQEITKRAATP